The following is a genomic window from Aquificota bacterium.
AGCAGGAAGAGAAAGAAAAGGTGGATAAGTTTACTTGGTATGTAAAACTTTCCAACCATGAGGGCCTTTATGGCATTGCGAGGGTGGAGGTCTTTCCGAAGAAAGATTTTGAGGAAGTAAAAAGGCTTGCGGACCTATCCGCCGGTCTTTTGCCCCTTTTTGCCAGCACCTCCTTTCAAGACAGGAGGTCTCCACAGAACCTTCTGCCCATAGGAAGGCTTGAGAAGTTTTTAAGGTCTCACCTTGGCGCCTATGGCATAATAAGAAGGCAGATAGAAAGCTCCTTATATGCTTGAGATATTCCTTACTGTAGGCATAGCATACCTATTTAAGAGGTTTGGTCTGTTTTCTTCCGAACATTCAAAGGTTTTGGTAAACTATGTACTATACTTTGCCCTACCCCAGCTTAGCTTTAAAACAGCTTACAACCTTGGCTTTTCAAAGGAAGTGGCTTTTGTTAGCCTTGGTGCTTGGATGGTAATAATCTCTTCCATAGCTTGTGCCTACCTAATAGGTAGGCTTATAAAACTGAATAAACAAAACTTGAGGAGCCTTATGGTGGTTTCTGCCTTTGGCAATACTGCCTTTTTGGGCTATCCTTACACCTTTTCTTACTTTGGTAGTGAGGGCCTAAGGTATGCAGTCATATATGATAGCATGGGGTCCTTTCTTGCAGTCTCTTCTCTGGGCTTTCTCATAATAAAGGGAGGGCTAAACTTAAGGTCTGTGCTTTTCTTCCCACCCTTTTTGGGCCTTGTGTTTGGCTTTCTCTTGAGAGGCTTTAGCCTTCCCGAATATGTGTGGAAGTTTGTAGATTTTTCCGTAGCTTCCTTGTTGCCCGTGGTTCTTTTTTCCTTGGGCCTTTCCTTTGAGCTTTCTCACGCGGGCAAGGGTCTTAGGCTTTTGATTGTAGCCTTGGGTATAAAGATGTTCCTTTCTCCCCTTCTCGCCGTAGCTTTGTTTAAGCTCTTGCCCCTTAGCCCCTTGGCCTACAAGGTTTCTGTGCTTGAGTCTGCCATGCCCACCATGATAACGGCAAGCCTTCTGATGTTAAAGTATGGTCTAAACCACCATTTGGCCTTTGCCAGTGCGGGTGTTGGTATGCTCCTTAGCTTTTTAACCATACCACTGTGGGTTTTTATTATTAAAGAGCTATAATATAAATCATAACTTTTTGAAAGGAGGCACGCATGGCAAAAGGTACTGTGGCTTACAAAATACTAAAAGACCACCTTGTTAGTGGAAGGCTTGTGCCAGGAGAGGAGATAGCCATAAAGATAGACCAAACCCTTACACAGGACGCTACCGGAACCATGGCCTATTTGCAGTTTGAGGCCATGGGCGTAGATAGGGTAAAGACTGAGCTTTCCGTTAGTTATATAGACCATAACATGCTTCAAACGGACTTTAGAAATCCCGATGACCATAAATACCTTATGAGCATTGCCAAAAGGTATGGTATTTGGCTTTCCAAGCCTGGCAATGGCATATGCCACCAGGTACATGTGGAGAGGTTTGCAAAGCCCGGAAAGACCCTCTTGGGTTCCGATTCTCACACTCCCACATCTGGTGGTGTGGGTATGATAGCCATAGGAGCTGGTGGTCTTGATGTGGCCGCCGCCATGGCCGGAGAGCCTTTCTACCTTAAGATGCCAAAGATAGTGGGTGTAAAGCTAACAGGTAAGCTTCCACCATGGGTGACTGCAAAGGACATAATCCTTGAGCTTTTAAGAAGGCTAACGGTAAAAGGTGGTGTAGGGAAGATATTTGAATACTTTGGAGAGGGTATAAAGGAGCTTTCTGTGCCAGAGAGGGCCACCATAACCAACATGGGCGCAGAGCTTGGAGCCACCACTTCTATCTTCCCTTCCGACGAGATAACAAGGGCCTATCTAAAAGCACAGGGAAGGGAAGAGGATTGGATAGAGCTACTTCCAGACCCGGATGCAGAATACGATGAGGTCATTGAAATAAACCTCTCTGAGCTTGAGCCTTTGATAGCCTGCCCCCACTCTCCAGACAACGTGGTGCCTGTGAGAGAAGTGGAAGGTATAAAGGTGGACCAAGTAGTCATAGGCTCTTGCACCAACTCTTCCTTTGTGGACCTAATACGTGCTGGCACATTGCTAAGAGGCAAAAAGGTGCATCCGGACGTGGTCTTTGCAGTAGCCCCTGGTTCAAAGCAAGCTTTGGAGCTTATAACACAAAACGGTGTTTTGCTTGACTTTTTGAAGGCTGGAGCCAGAATCCTTGAAAGCGCCTGTGGGCCTTGCATAGGTATGGGCTATGCACCACCAAGCGGTGGAGTGTCCATACGTAGCTTTAACAGGAACTTTGAAGGAAGGTCTGGAACGCCAGACGCCAAGGTTTATTTGGCTTCTCCAGAGGTATGTGTGGCTTGCGCCATAGCTGGAGAGATCATAGACCCAAGAAAGCTGGCAGAGAGAGAAGGAATAAAGTGGATAAAGGTGGAAATGCCAGAAAGGTTCCCTTACGGCGATGAAGCCTTTATACCACCACTACCGGAAGAAGAGGCAAAAGAGGTGGAAATATACAGGGGTCCTAACATAAAGCCCCTTCCCGAGTTTGACGAATTGCCAGAAAGCATTTCTGGAGAAGTTAGCCTAATAGTGGGCGATAACATCACCACAGACCACATTATGCCAGCGGGAGCCAAAATCCTACCCCTTAGGTCCAACATCTACGCCATAAGCGAGTATGTTTATCACTACGTAGACCCAGAGTTTGTCCCAAGGGCCAAAAAGATAAGGGATGAGAAGGCAAAGGCAAACATCATCATAGGTGGTGAAAACTATGGACAAGGTTCTTCAAGGGAGCATGCGGCCTTGGCTCCAAGGTTCCTGGGT
Proteins encoded in this region:
- a CDS encoding aconitate hydratase, which translates into the protein MAKGTVAYKILKDHLVSGRLVPGEEIAIKIDQTLTQDATGTMAYLQFEAMGVDRVKTELSVSYIDHNMLQTDFRNPDDHKYLMSIAKRYGIWLSKPGNGICHQVHVERFAKPGKTLLGSDSHTPTSGGVGMIAIGAGGLDVAAAMAGEPFYLKMPKIVGVKLTGKLPPWVTAKDIILELLRRLTVKGGVGKIFEYFGEGIKELSVPERATITNMGAELGATTSIFPSDEITRAYLKAQGREEDWIELLPDPDAEYDEVIEINLSELEPLIACPHSPDNVVPVREVEGIKVDQVVIGSCTNSSFVDLIRAGTLLRGKKVHPDVVFAVAPGSKQALELITQNGVLLDFLKAGARILESACGPCIGMGYAPPSGGVSIRSFNRNFEGRSGTPDAKVYLASPEVCVACAIAGEIIDPRKLAEREGIKWIKVEMPERFPYGDEAFIPPLPEEEAKEVEIYRGPNIKPLPEFDELPESISGEVSLIVGDNITTDHIMPAGAKILPLRSNIYAISEYVYHYVDPEFVPRAKKIRDEKAKANIIIGGENYGQGSSREHAALAPRFLGVRAVIAKSFARIHHANLVNFGIVPLEFVDKEDYNKFSLGDEIEIPDIIERLKAGKEIVVINKTTGEEVVCKYNLTPKQISVLLAGGLLNWIKKKQKVEV
- a CDS encoding AEC family transporter, whose translation is MLEIFLTVGIAYLFKRFGLFSSEHSKVLVNYVLYFALPQLSFKTAYNLGFSKEVAFVSLGAWMVIISSIACAYLIGRLIKLNKQNLRSLMVVSAFGNTAFLGYPYTFSYFGSEGLRYAVIYDSMGSFLAVSSLGFLIIKGGLNLRSVLFFPPFLGLVFGFLLRGFSLPEYVWKFVDFSVASLLPVVLFSLGLSFELSHAGKGLRLLIVALGIKMFLSPLLAVALFKLLPLSPLAYKVSVLESAMPTMITASLLMLKYGLNHHLAFASAGVGMLLSFLTIPLWVFIIKEL